In Rhinopithecus roxellana isolate Shanxi Qingling chromosome 16, ASM756505v1, whole genome shotgun sequence, a single genomic region encodes these proteins:
- the CTSV gene encoding cathepsin L2 yields the protein MNLSLVLAAFCLGLASAVPKFDQNLDTKWYQWKATHRRLYGASEEGWRRAVWEKNMKMIELHNGEYSQGKHGFTMAMNAFGDMTSEEFRQVMGCFRNQKLRKGKVFREPLFLDLPKSVDWRKKGYVTPVKNQKQCGSCWAFSATGALEGQMFRKTGKLVSLSEQNLVDCSHPQGNQGCSGGFMNSAFRYVKENGGLDSEESYPYVAMDGICKYRPENSVANDTGFEVVPAGKEKALMKAVATVGPISVAMDAGHSSFQFYKSGIYFEPDCSSKNLDHGVLVVGYGFEGANSNNNKYWLVKNSWGPEWGSNGYVKIAKDKDNHCGIATAASYPTV from the exons ATGAATCTTTCGCTCGTCCTGGCTGCCTTTTGCTTGGGGTTAGCCTCCGCTGTTCCAAAATTTGACCAGAATTTGGATACAAAGTGGTACCAGTGGAAGGCAACACACAGAAGATTATATGGCGCG AGTGAAGAAGGATGGAGGAGAGCAGTGTgggaaaagaatatgaaaatgatTGAACTGCACAATGGGGAATACAGCCAAGGGAAACATGGCTTCACAATGGCCATGAATGCTTTTGGTGACATG ACCAGTGAAGAATTCAGGCAGGTGATGGGTTGCTTTCGAAACCAGAAACTCAGGAAGGGGAAAGTGTTCCGTGAGCCTCTGTTTCTTGATCTTCCCAAATCTGTGGATTGGAGAAAGAAAGGCTACGTGACGCCAGTGAAGAATCAG aAACAGTGTGGTTCTTGTTGGGCTTTTAGTGCGACTGGTGCTCTTGAGGGACAGATGTTCCGGAAAACTGGGAAACTTGTCTCACTGAGCGAGCAGAATCTGGTGGACTGTTCGCATCCTCAAGGCAATCAGGGCTGCAGTGGTGGCTTCATGAATAGCGCCTTCCGGTATGTCAAGGAGAACGGAGGCCTGGACTCTGAGGAATCCTATCCATATGTAGCAATG GATGGAATCTGTAAGTACAGACCTGAGAATTCTGTTGCTAATGACACCGGCTTCGAGGTGGTCCCAGCTGGAAAGGAGAAGGCCCTGATGAAAGCAGTGGCAACTGTGGGGCCCATCTCTGTTGCTATGGATGCAGGCCATTCGTCCTTCCAGTTCTACAAATCAG GCATTTATTTTGAACCAGACTGCAGCAGCAAAAACCTGGATCATGGTGTTCTGGTGGTTGGCTACGGCTTTGAAGGAGCAAATTCAAATAACAACAAGTATTGGCTCGTCAAAAACAG CTGGGGTCCAGAATGGGGCTCGAATGGCTATGTAAAAATAGCCAAAGACAAGGACAACCACTGTGGAATCGCCACAGCAGCCAGCTACCCCACTGTGTGA